One genomic window of Nocardioides daphniae includes the following:
- the rpoB gene encoding DNA-directed RNA polymerase subunit beta codes for MAARSSAGNPRRISFAKINEPLEVPSLLALQTDSFHWLIGDETWDATVAARKAAGEDVSEKSGLEEIFEEISPIEDFNDTMSLSFENPVFVDPKYTEEECKEKDFTYSRPLYVSAEFMNNTTGEIKAQTVFMGEFPMMTKKGTFIINGTERVVVSQLVRSPGAYFERTADKTSDKDIYTAKVIPSRGAWLEFEIDKRDLVGVRLDRKRKQNVTVLLKALQALASEEDYEGEPYDYESVMAELRQYESIQLTEEKDNTQGPDDALLDIYRKLRPGEPPTREAALTLLKNYYFNPKRYDLAKVGRYKINKKLGLDEAFDQQTLTIQDVVAAIRYIVQLHASGVPTEPVDLVDAQGNVVIGHDDKPVKVAADDIDHFGNRRMRTVGELIQNQLRTGLARMERVVRERMTTQDVEAITPQSLINIRPVVAALKEFFGTSQLSQFMDQTNPIAGLTHKRRLSALGPGGLSRDRAGMEVRDVHPSHYGRMCPIETPEGPNIGLIGSLASYGRINPFGFVETPYRKVEDGVVTDKIDYLTADDEDRYVIAQANAAIDDDGRFVDERVLVRTKGGEVAEILPGDVDYMDVSPRQMVSVATALIPFLEHDDANRALMGANMQRQAVPLITSDSPLVGTGMEYRAAVDAGDVMVADNAGVVKSVSADLIETMNDDGTYSSYRLAKFRRSNQGTAINQRPLVSEGDRLEVGTPIADGPCTENAEMALGRNLLVAFMPWQGHNYEDAIILSQRLVQEDLLTSIHIEEHEVDARDTKLGPEEITRDIPNISEEGLADLDERGIIRIGAEVTTGDILVGKVTPKGETELTPEERLLRAIFGEKAREVRDTSMKVPHGESGTVIGVRVFDREEGDELPPGVNQLVRVYVAQKRKISVGDKLAGRHGNKGVIAKILPIEDMPFMEDGTPVDVILNPLGVPRRMNIGQILELHLGWLAKQGWDLNLSDDQSDAAWKQRLIRIGADKAEPGTKVATPVFDGAREDEIVGLLDATLPNRDGKRLIDSTGKARLFDGRSGEPFPDPVSVGYKYILKLHHLVDDKIHARSTGPYSMITQQPLGGKAQFGGQRFGEMEVWAMEAYGAAYALQELLTIKSDDVPGRVKVYEAIVKGENIPDSGIPESFKVLIKEMQSLCLNVEVLSQDGSPISLKDEEDDVFRAAEELGIDLSRREPSSVEEV; via the coding sequence TTGGCCGCGCGCAGCTCCGCTGGTAATCCCCGTCGCATCTCTTTCGCAAAGATCAACGAGCCCCTCGAGGTTCCTTCGCTCCTGGCTCTCCAGACCGACAGCTTCCACTGGCTGATCGGCGACGAGACCTGGGACGCGACCGTTGCTGCCCGCAAGGCAGCCGGCGAGGACGTCTCCGAGAAGTCGGGGCTCGAGGAGATCTTCGAGGAGATCTCTCCGATCGAGGACTTCAACGACACCATGTCGCTGTCGTTCGAGAACCCTGTCTTCGTGGACCCGAAGTACACGGAGGAGGAGTGCAAGGAGAAGGACTTCACCTACTCCCGACCGCTCTACGTCTCCGCCGAGTTCATGAACAACACGACCGGTGAGATCAAGGCCCAGACGGTCTTCATGGGTGAGTTCCCCATGATGACGAAGAAGGGCACGTTCATCATCAACGGCACCGAGCGTGTCGTCGTGTCCCAGCTGGTCCGCTCGCCGGGTGCCTACTTCGAGCGCACCGCGGACAAGACCTCCGACAAGGACATCTACACCGCCAAGGTCATCCCCTCGCGTGGTGCCTGGCTCGAGTTCGAGATCGACAAGCGCGACCTGGTCGGCGTCCGCCTCGACCGCAAGCGCAAGCAGAACGTCACCGTCCTGCTCAAGGCCCTCCAGGCGCTCGCGTCCGAGGAGGACTACGAGGGCGAGCCGTACGACTACGAGTCGGTCATGGCCGAGCTCCGTCAGTACGAGTCGATCCAGCTGACCGAGGAGAAGGACAACACCCAGGGTCCTGACGACGCGCTGCTGGACATCTACCGCAAGCTCCGTCCGGGCGAGCCGCCGACGCGTGAGGCTGCCCTCACCCTGTTGAAGAACTACTACTTCAACCCGAAGCGCTACGACCTGGCCAAGGTCGGTCGCTACAAGATCAACAAGAAGCTGGGCCTCGACGAGGCGTTCGACCAGCAGACGCTGACCATCCAGGACGTCGTCGCCGCGATCCGCTACATCGTCCAGCTGCACGCCTCCGGCGTGCCGACGGAGCCCGTCGACCTCGTCGACGCCCAGGGCAACGTCGTCATCGGCCACGACGACAAGCCGGTCAAGGTCGCCGCCGACGACATCGACCACTTCGGCAACCGCCGCATGCGCACCGTGGGCGAGCTGATCCAGAACCAGCTCCGCACCGGTCTGGCCCGCATGGAGCGCGTCGTCCGTGAGCGCATGACGACCCAGGACGTCGAGGCCATCACGCCGCAGTCCCTGATCAACATCCGCCCGGTCGTCGCGGCGCTGAAGGAGTTCTTCGGAACCTCGCAGCTCTCGCAGTTCATGGACCAGACCAACCCGATCGCGGGCCTGACGCACAAGCGTCGCCTCTCCGCGCTCGGCCCCGGTGGTCTCTCCCGTGACCGCGCCGGCATGGAGGTCCGAGACGTCCACCCGTCGCACTACGGCCGCATGTGCCCCATCGAGACCCCTGAAGGCCCGAACATCGGCCTGATCGGTTCGCTCGCGTCGTACGGTCGCATCAACCCGTTCGGCTTCGTCGAGACCCCGTACCGCAAGGTCGAGGACGGCGTCGTCACGGACAAGATCGACTACCTGACCGCCGACGACGAGGACCGTTACGTCATCGCGCAGGCCAACGCCGCGATCGACGACGACGGCCGCTTCGTCGACGAGCGCGTCCTGGTCCGTACGAAGGGTGGCGAGGTCGCCGAGATCCTGCCCGGCGACGTGGACTACATGGACGTCTCGCCGCGCCAGATGGTGTCGGTCGCGACTGCCCTGATCCCGTTCCTCGAGCACGACGACGCCAACCGCGCGCTCATGGGCGCCAACATGCAGCGTCAGGCCGTTCCGCTGATCACCTCCGACAGCCCGCTCGTCGGCACCGGCATGGAGTACCGCGCCGCGGTCGACGCCGGTGACGTGATGGTGGCCGACAACGCCGGTGTCGTGAAGTCGGTCTCGGCCGACCTCATCGAGACCATGAACGACGACGGCACGTACTCCTCGTACCGCCTGGCGAAGTTCCGCCGGTCGAACCAGGGCACCGCGATCAACCAGCGCCCGCTGGTCAGCGAGGGTGACCGCCTCGAGGTCGGTACGCCGATCGCCGACGGCCCCTGCACCGAGAACGCCGAGATGGCGCTGGGTCGCAACCTGCTCGTGGCCTTCATGCCGTGGCAGGGCCACAACTACGAGGACGCCATCATCCTGAGCCAGCGCCTGGTTCAGGAGGACCTCCTCACCTCGATCCACATCGAGGAGCACGAGGTCGACGCCCGCGACACCAAGCTCGGCCCCGAGGAGATCACCCGGGACATCCCGAACATCTCCGAGGAGGGTCTGGCCGACCTCGACGAGCGCGGCATCATCCGCATCGGCGCCGAGGTCACCACCGGTGACATCCTCGTCGGCAAGGTCACCCCCAAGGGTGAGACCGAGCTGACCCCGGAGGAGCGCCTGCTGCGCGCCATCTTCGGTGAGAAGGCCCGCGAGGTCCGCGACACCTCGATGAAGGTGCCGCACGGTGAGTCCGGCACGGTCATCGGCGTCCGCGTCTTCGATCGCGAGGAGGGCGACGAGCTGCCGCCGGGCGTGAACCAGCTGGTTCGTGTCTACGTGGCGCAGAAGCGCAAGATCTCCGTCGGTGACAAGCTCGCCGGTCGTCACGGCAACAAGGGCGTCATCGCCAAGATCCTGCCGATCGAGGACATGCCGTTCATGGAGGACGGCACCCCGGTCGACGTGATCCTGAACCCGCTCGGTGTGCCGCGTCGTATGAACATCGGCCAGATCCTCGAGCTCCACCTCGGCTGGCTCGCCAAGCAGGGCTGGGACCTCAACCTGTCCGACGACCAGTCGGACGCCGCCTGGAAGCAGCGCCTCATCCGCATCGGTGCGGACAAGGCCGAGCCGGGCACGAAGGTCGCCACCCCGGTCTTCGACGGTGCCCGTGAGGACGAGATCGTCGGTCTGCTCGACGCGACGCTCCCGAACCGCGACGGCAAGCGTCTGATCGACTCCACCGGCAAGGCCCGTCTCTTCGACGGCCGCTCCGGTGAGCCGTTCCCGGACCCGGTCTCGGTGGGCTACAAGTACATCCTCAAGCTCCACCACCTGGTCGACGACAAGATCCACGCGCGCTCGACCGGCCCGTACTCGATGATCACCCAGCAGCCGCTCGGCGGTAAGGCCCAGTTCGGTGGCCAGCGCTTCGGTGAGATGGAGGTCTGGGCGATGGAGGCGTACGGCGCTGCCTACGCGCTCCAGGAGCTTCTGACGATCAAGTCCGACGACGTGCCCGGTCGCGTCAAGGTCTACGAAGCCATCGTGAAGGGCGAGAACATCCCCGACTCCGGCATCCCTGAGTCGTTCAAGGTTCTCATCAA
- the rplL gene encoding 50S ribosomal protein L7/L12, which yields MAKLSTAELLDAFKEMTLIELSEFVKEFEDTFGVTAAAPVAVAAAPAAGGAAGGEAAEEKDEFDVVLEAAGDKKINVIKEVRALTGLGLKEAKELVESAPKAVLEGANKEAADKAKEALEGAGATVTLK from the coding sequence ATGGCGAAGCTCAGCACCGCAGAGCTCCTCGACGCGTTCAAGGAGATGACCCTCATCGAGCTCTCCGAGTTCGTGAAGGAGTTCGAGGACACCTTCGGCGTCACCGCCGCTGCCCCCGTCGCCGTTGCCGCTGCTCCCGCCGCTGGCGGCGCCGCTGGCGGCGAGGCTGCCGAGGAGAAGGACGAGTTCGACGTCGTCCTCGAGGCCGCTGGTGACAAGAAGATCAACGTCATCAAGGAGGTGCGCGCCCTCACCGGTCTCGGTCTCAAGGAGGCCAAGGAGCTGGTGGAGTCCGCCCCCAAGGCTGTCCTCGAAGGCGCCAACAAGGAGGCCGCTGACAAGGCCAAGGAGGCGCTCGAGGGCGCCGGCGCCACCGTCACCCTCAAGTGA
- the rplJ gene encoding 50S ribosomal protein L10 encodes MARPEKAAAIADIVESFNGSAGAVLTEYRGLTVKQLQELRRSLGENANYAVVKNTLAKLAANEVGITGFDDLLTGPTAIAFIEGDVVEAAKGLRDFAKANPALVIKGGVLDGNILDASEIAKLADLESREVLLGKMAGAMLASLSQAVYLLNAPISQAARLAGALQAKAEQDPSILAGGAGAPAAAEDAPAADEAVSEEAPAAEAPAEAADEAAESTDA; translated from the coding sequence ATGGCGCGGCCAGAGAAGGCAGCAGCCATCGCGGACATCGTTGAGTCATTCAACGGTTCCGCAGGTGCTGTGCTGACCGAGTACCGCGGTCTCACCGTGAAGCAGCTGCAGGAACTGCGGCGCTCCCTCGGCGAGAACGCCAACTACGCCGTGGTCAAGAACACGCTGGCCAAGCTTGCCGCCAACGAGGTGGGCATCACCGGCTTCGACGACCTGCTCACCGGCCCGACCGCCATCGCCTTCATCGAGGGCGACGTGGTCGAGGCGGCGAAGGGTCTGCGTGACTTTGCCAAGGCAAACCCCGCCCTTGTCATCAAGGGCGGTGTCCTGGACGGGAACATCCTCGACGCCTCCGAGATCGCCAAGCTGGCCGATCTCGAGTCGCGCGAGGTCCTGCTCGGCAAGATGGCTGGCGCAATGCTGGCCTCCCTGTCGCAGGCCGTCTACCTGCTCAACGCCCCCATCTCGCAGGCTGCCCGGCTCGCCGGCGCCCTGCAGGCCAAGGCCGAGCAGGACCCCTCGATCCTCGCAGGTGGTGCCGGCGCGCCGGCCGCTGCCGAGGACGCTCCGGCTGCCGACGAGGCCGTCTCGGAGGAGGCTCCCGCTGCGGAGGCTCCCGCCGAGGCTGCTGACGAGGCTGCCGAGTCCACCGACGCCTGA